A window from Prochlorococcus marinus CUG1435 encodes these proteins:
- the murC gene encoding UDP-N-acetylmuramate--L-alanine ligase — protein MDKELIPKKHFHFIGVGGIGMSAIAMGLLKKGYSVSGSDLVKNNETNKLEKLGVIIFNSQNGKNIEFITSKFNNKLINFVVSTAIKSENKELMYCREKNLTVKHRSEILALLMESYTSLAVAGSHGKTTTSTFLSTLLELCTHNSSSITGGIIPIYNSNCHLENTKFLVAEVDESDGTIIRYKSDIGIINNIDFDHCDHFFDLGEVISSFKDFAKNSKKLLINFDCEITRNNFYSKSKWSNKTPMNVAYALIPTEINETHTIGKYYENGNFISIINIPIPGLHNLSNITASIAASRMIGIDFLEIKKNIKYLKLPKKRFEFRGQIDERRLYDDYAHHPNEIKETIKLGRLFIKQKHNNECQKSRLIAIFQPHRYSRVKQFTKEFAEELSKADCIYVTSIYGAGEGNEDKITSKIITDLIYKKNNNVSYIKNYHEITKNFYELTQKGDLILNMGAGDCHKFWSILNEKNN, from the coding sequence TTGGATAAAGAATTAATCCCTAAAAAACATTTTCATTTTATTGGAGTTGGTGGCATTGGAATGTCAGCAATCGCAATGGGTTTACTGAAAAAAGGTTATTCAGTTTCAGGATCTGATTTGGTTAAAAACAATGAAACTAACAAATTAGAAAAATTAGGTGTAATTATCTTTAATTCTCAAAATGGAAAAAATATTGAATTTATAACTTCGAAATTTAACAACAAATTGATTAATTTTGTTGTAAGCACAGCAATTAAGTCAGAAAATAAAGAATTAATGTACTGTAGAGAAAAAAATTTAACAGTAAAACATCGTTCCGAGATTCTTGCATTATTAATGGAGTCTTATACTTCATTAGCCGTGGCAGGCAGCCATGGGAAAACAACAACCAGTACATTTCTTTCGACACTGCTTGAGTTATGTACGCACAATTCCTCTTCAATAACTGGGGGAATAATTCCTATCTACAATTCTAATTGTCATTTAGAAAATACAAAATTCTTAGTAGCTGAAGTCGATGAGTCTGATGGCACAATAATTAGATATAAATCTGATATCGGAATAATTAATAACATTGATTTTGACCATTGTGATCATTTCTTTGATTTAGGGGAAGTTATATCTTCTTTTAAAGATTTCGCTAAAAATTCTAAAAAATTATTAATTAATTTTGATTGTGAAATCACGCGGAATAATTTTTATTCTAAGAGTAAGTGGTCAAACAAAACACCCATGAATGTCGCTTACGCCTTGATCCCAACTGAAATAAATGAAACTCATACGATTGGAAAATATTATGAAAATGGAAATTTTATAAGTATTATAAATATTCCAATTCCAGGATTACACAATTTATCAAATATCACTGCTTCAATAGCAGCTTCAAGAATGATAGGTATAGATTTTTTAGAAATTAAGAAAAATATAAAATATCTCAAACTACCAAAAAAAAGATTTGAATTCAGAGGTCAAATAGATGAAAGACGTTTATATGATGATTATGCACATCACCCAAACGAAATAAAAGAGACGATCAAGTTAGGAAGATTATTTATTAAGCAAAAACATAATAATGAATGTCAAAAAAGCAGATTAATAGCCATATTTCAACCCCATAGATACTCTCGAGTAAAGCAATTTACTAAAGAATTCGCTGAAGAATTATCAAAAGCAGATTGTATTTATGTGACCAGTATTTATGGAGCAGGAGAAGGAAACGAAGATAAAATTACTTCTAAAATTATCACTGATCTGATTTATAAAAAAAATAATAATGTTAGCTACATAAAAAATTATCATGAAATTACAAAGAATTTTTACGAATTAACTCAAAAAGGAGATTTAATTTTAAATATGGGAGCAGGTGATTGTCATAAGTTCTGGTCAATTTTAAATGAAAAAAACAATTAA